The Lacipirellula parvula genome window below encodes:
- a CDS encoding MFS transporter, whose product MSSPAASALSSELPPSTPVVEKTALKVLLAISVAHMLNDIIQSLIPATYVLLQGSLKLDYFDIGLITFAFQLTASLLQPVVGLYTDRRPKPYSLAIGMGLTLVGLLCFSQARSLVTLMASAALVGTGSSIFHPEASRMAHMAAGGRHGFAQSLFQVGGNFGTSLGPLLASALVIPYGQGNIAWFSLIALAGIIVLTRIGAWYHAKLATRAAKGIVSKPQRHAYLSRRQVASAIGVLVALVLSKYVYLVSFTSYYPMYMKTKFGLSDQQALQASFAFLFAVAAGTFAGGPLGDRFGRKVVIWFSILGVAPFALALPHAGMVGTIVLTVFIGAILASAFSAILVFAQELLPGRVGAVAGLFFGFAFGISAIAAAVLGYWADRTSLEQVFQFCAYLPLMGIIAAFLPKLEQRKV is encoded by the coding sequence ATGAGCAGTCCCGCCGCGTCCGCCCTTTCCAGCGAGTTGCCCCCGTCGACGCCGGTCGTCGAGAAGACGGCGCTGAAGGTGCTGCTGGCGATTAGCGTGGCTCACATGCTCAACGACATTATTCAGTCGTTGATTCCGGCGACCTATGTGTTGCTGCAGGGCTCGCTGAAGCTCGATTACTTCGACATCGGCCTCATTACGTTCGCGTTCCAACTCACCGCGTCGCTGTTGCAGCCGGTGGTGGGGTTGTATACCGACCGCCGGCCAAAGCCGTATTCGTTGGCGATTGGGATGGGGCTGACGCTCGTGGGGCTGCTTTGTTTTTCCCAAGCGCGGTCGCTGGTAACGCTGATGGCGTCGGCGGCGCTCGTGGGAACGGGGTCGAGCATCTTCCATCCTGAAGCGTCGCGAATGGCCCACATGGCCGCGGGCGGGCGGCATGGGTTTGCGCAGTCGTTGTTTCAGGTCGGCGGCAACTTCGGGACGTCGCTGGGGCCGTTGCTCGCTTCGGCGCTCGTGATTCCGTACGGCCAGGGGAACATCGCCTGGTTCTCGTTGATCGCGCTGGCGGGCATTATCGTGCTGACTCGCATTGGCGCGTGGTATCACGCGAAATTGGCGACGCGGGCGGCGAAGGGAATCGTCTCGAAGCCGCAGCGGCACGCCTATCTCTCGCGGCGGCAGGTGGCGAGCGCCATCGGCGTGTTGGTGGCGCTCGTGCTGTCGAAGTACGTTTACCTCGTGAGCTTCACGAGCTACTACCCGATGTACATGAAAACCAAGTTCGGGTTGAGCGATCAGCAGGCGTTGCAGGCGTCGTTCGCGTTCTTGTTCGCGGTGGCGGCGGGGACGTTTGCGGGCGGGCCGCTCGGCGATCGGTTTGGCCGCAAGGTCGTCATTTGGTTTTCAATCCTCGGCGTGGCGCCATTCGCGCTGGCCTTGCCCCATGCCGGGATGGTGGGGACGATCGTCCTCACGGTGTTCATCGGGGCGATCTTGGCGTCGGCGTTCTCGGCGATCTTGGTGTTCGCTCAAGAACTGTTGCCGGGACGAGTCGGCGCCGTGGCGGGGCTGTTCTTTGGCTTCGCGTTCGGGATTAGTGCGATCGCGGCGGCGGTGCTCGGGTACTGGGCCGATCGGACCAGTTTGGAGCAGGTGTTTCAGTTTTGCGCTTACTTGCCGCTGATGGGGATCATTGCGGCGTTCTTGCCGAAGCTGGAACAGCGTAAGGTTTGA
- a CDS encoding fatty acid desaturase family protein, which yields MIEEFALRRPIQTFGWCTAAGQRTERLSVRGLNVSQISISEPTRGAGPLGGFSLSQARTIVGGSFRPNPWIYWTDFLTSWSIGVAAFAGVTHPQLLASNALWHNADLAARTDWHWPATVAMFFVSSLLYYRCSLFIHELVHIRADEFKTFRFVWNMLCGIPFLIPSFVYYTHLDHHRRKHYGTHEDGEYISLSNMPARAILIYLSQILVLPILGVVRWGILTPMTWFSPRLRNWVHQHMSSMIMDPKYIRPLPTKKALRIIRMQEVCCFLFICFVGVRMTMSYGLLFNEPLPPSMLLQIYLTGVFIVAMNSLRTLGAHRWTSHGTEMNFVEQMLDSINYPHAPLIGGLWAPIGLRFHALHHIFPTMPYHAMAKAHRRLMAELPADSPYRQTEARSLTMEIIRLWKRARANEQAPAEDPQSITRRSA from the coding sequence TTGATCGAAGAGTTCGCCCTCCGCCGTCCGATCCAGACTTTTGGTTGGTGCACCGCCGCGGGGCAACGCACCGAACGACTGAGCGTGCGGGGCTTGAACGTGTCGCAGATCTCGATTTCCGAGCCGACCCGCGGGGCCGGCCCGCTGGGCGGGTTCTCGTTGTCGCAGGCTCGTACGATCGTTGGCGGATCGTTCCGCCCCAATCCCTGGATCTACTGGACCGACTTCCTCACGAGTTGGTCGATCGGCGTCGCCGCCTTCGCCGGGGTCACCCATCCGCAACTTCTGGCGTCGAACGCCCTCTGGCACAACGCCGACCTCGCCGCCCGCACCGACTGGCACTGGCCAGCCACGGTGGCGATGTTCTTCGTGTCGTCGCTGCTCTACTACCGCTGCTCGCTGTTCATTCACGAGCTCGTCCACATCCGCGCCGACGAATTCAAAACGTTCCGATTTGTCTGGAACATGCTCTGCGGGATTCCCTTCCTGATCCCGTCGTTCGTCTACTACACGCATCTCGACCATCACCGCCGCAAACACTACGGCACGCACGAAGACGGCGAATACATCTCGCTGTCGAACATGCCGGCTCGCGCGATCCTGATCTACCTATCGCAGATCCTCGTGCTGCCGATCCTCGGCGTCGTGCGGTGGGGAATCCTGACGCCGATGACTTGGTTCAGCCCGCGCTTGCGGAACTGGGTCCACCAACACATGTCGTCGATGATCATGGATCCCAAATATATCCGCCCGCTGCCGACGAAGAAGGCGCTGCGGATCATTCGCATGCAGGAAGTCTGCTGCTTCCTCTTCATCTGCTTCGTCGGCGTGCGGATGACGATGAGCTACGGGCTACTGTTCAACGAACCGTTGCCGCCTTCGATGCTGCTGCAGATTTACCTCACCGGCGTGTTTATCGTCGCGATGAACTCGCTCCGCACGCTCGGCGCCCACCGCTGGACGAGCCACGGCACCGAAATGAACTTCGTCGAGCAAATGCTCGACTCGATCAATTACCCTCACGCCCCGCTCATCGGCGGGCTCTGGGCGCCGATCGGCCTGCGGTTCCACGCGCTGCATCACATCTTCCCGACGATGCCGTACCACGCGATGGCGAAGGCCCATCGCCGGTTGATGGCCGAGCTGCCCGCCGACTCGCCCTATCGCCAGACCGAGGCCCGCTCGCTGACGATGGAGATCATCCGTCTCTGGAAACGCGCCCGCGCGAACGAGCAAGCGCCCGCGGAAGATCCGCAATCAATCACCCGCCGCAGCGCGTAA
- a CDS encoding beta-ketoacyl-[acyl-carrier-protein] synthase family protein has translation MPEVVVTGLGIVCPIGVGADAVWASIERGQSGVRAVPELLQAELPIPIAGDVADFDPKEFVKPRKSLKVMSRETQLGFTASEMAWAAAGLDGANIDPDRLGVTSGSNMFCPEMPELAAACHASDSGDGIFDFNRWGNTGLREVFPLWLLKYLPNMAPAHVSIAHDARGPSNSIVAGDVSGLLALIEAADVVARGHADVMLAGGASSSIGWMDLIWHAGARLSQRVDEPERACRPFDADRDGMVGGEGAAMFVLETREHALARGAKPLARIAGYGRRYEAATASYQPTGQAIGQAIEAALASAGVKPGDVGHVSAHGLSTEIDDRIEAAAIRRTLGDVPVTALKSYIGNVGAACGAVELAMTLLGLQRGLVAPTLNYETPDPKCPVNVATELANAASPLALLLNHRTTGQAVSLLVEAE, from the coding sequence GTGCCTGAAGTCGTCGTCACCGGCCTGGGGATCGTCTGTCCGATTGGCGTCGGCGCCGATGCCGTATGGGCGTCGATTGAGCGGGGACAGAGCGGCGTGCGGGCCGTGCCCGAACTGCTGCAGGCGGAGCTGCCGATTCCGATCGCCGGCGACGTGGCCGATTTCGACCCAAAGGAGTTCGTCAAACCGCGGAAATCACTCAAGGTGATGTCGCGGGAGACGCAGCTCGGCTTTACCGCGTCGGAAATGGCGTGGGCTGCGGCGGGGCTCGACGGGGCAAATATCGACCCCGACCGGCTGGGCGTGACGAGCGGGTCGAACATGTTCTGCCCCGAAATGCCGGAACTGGCCGCGGCGTGTCATGCGAGCGATTCGGGGGACGGGATCTTCGATTTCAACCGCTGGGGAAATACCGGCCTGCGGGAAGTCTTTCCGCTGTGGCTGCTGAAGTACCTGCCGAACATGGCGCCGGCCCATGTGAGTATCGCCCACGACGCCCGCGGGCCGAGCAATTCGATTGTGGCGGGCGATGTGTCGGGGCTGCTCGCGCTCATTGAGGCGGCGGACGTGGTGGCCCGGGGGCACGCCGACGTGATGCTGGCCGGCGGGGCGAGCTCGAGCATTGGCTGGATGGATCTCATCTGGCACGCGGGCGCCCGGCTGTCGCAGCGGGTTGATGAGCCAGAGCGGGCTTGCCGGCCGTTCGACGCCGATCGCGACGGGATGGTCGGCGGCGAAGGGGCGGCGATGTTCGTCCTGGAGACGCGGGAACATGCCCTGGCGCGGGGGGCCAAGCCGCTGGCCAGGATTGCTGGCTACGGGCGGCGGTACGAGGCGGCGACGGCGTCTTACCAGCCAACGGGGCAAGCGATTGGGCAGGCGATCGAGGCGGCGCTCGCCTCGGCCGGTGTGAAGCCGGGCGACGTCGGACATGTGAGCGCCCATGGGCTGAGCACCGAAATTGACGACCGAATCGAGGCGGCGGCGATTCGCCGGACGCTGGGGGATGTGCCGGTGACGGCGCTGAAGAGCTACATCGGCAACGTCGGCGCCGCGTGCGGAGCGGTGGAACTGGCGATGACGCTGCTCGGGCTGCAACGCGGGCTGGTGGCGCCGACGCTGAATTACGAAACGCCCGATCCGAAATGCCCGGTGAATGTGGCGACGGAACTGGCGAATGCGGCGTCGCCGTTGGCGTTGTTGTTGAATCACCGGACGACGGGGCAGGCGGTTTCGCTGCTCGTTGAGGCGGAGTAA
- the smpB gene encoding SsrA-binding protein SmpB has protein sequence MPFSAAVGHDLPVSFPAPASYSAGLSRTFRRDREPRPREAVLAWPLSLFPLPLSKVPPTAKKPASKAAKGDDPNEKVIAHNRKARHNYEVVDTLECGIMLVGSEVKSLRAGLVSIEEAYARMEKREVWLVAADIQEYKNANAWNHEPKRRRKLLLHRREIDKFAGFAYEKNFTLVPLKLYFKEGRAKVLLGICRGKKNYDKRESIKKGDMQRDIDRAMRRGR, from the coding sequence CTGCCTTTTTCGGCCGCGGTCGGGCACGATCTGCCCGTTTCCTTCCCCGCCCCCGCCAGCTATTCTGCGGGACTGTCGCGCACCTTCCGCCGCGACCGCGAACCCCGTCCCCGCGAAGCGGTCCTTGCTTGGCCCCTGTCGCTTTTCCCACTTCCCCTTTCGAAAGTCCCTCCCACGGCTAAGAAACCTGCCAGCAAGGCGGCCAAAGGCGACGACCCCAACGAAAAGGTCATCGCCCACAACCGCAAGGCTCGCCATAACTACGAAGTCGTCGACACGCTCGAGTGCGGCATCATGCTCGTCGGCAGCGAGGTCAAATCGCTGCGCGCGGGGCTCGTCTCGATCGAAGAAGCCTACGCGCGGATGGAAAAGCGGGAGGTCTGGCTCGTCGCCGCCGACATCCAGGAATACAAAAACGCGAACGCCTGGAACCACGAGCCCAAGCGCCGCCGCAAGCTCCTCCTCCACCGCCGCGAGATCGACAAGTTCGCCGGCTTCGCCTACGAGAAAAACTTCACGCTCGTTCCGCTAAAGCTGTACTTCAAAGAAGGCCGAGCCAAAGTCCTGCTCGGCATCTGCCGCGGTAAGAAGAACTACGACAAACGCGAGTCGATCAAGAAGGGCGACATGCAACGCGACATCGACCGCGCCATGCGCCGCGGCCGGTAA
- a CDS encoding YfcE family phosphodiesterase produces the protein MRLGVVSDSHGHVEVTRPAIRMLESLQVDRVVHCGDIGSIAVVELFAQWPTDFVFGNCDYDHAEFATAIERAGQTCHGAFGDLAIGDRRIALIHSDDRRRFQEAIRSGDYDLVCYGHTHVAAIERIGETLVLNPGALYRANPHSLAIVDLPTLEATIIPL, from the coding sequence ATGCGACTCGGAGTCGTCAGCGATTCGCACGGCCACGTCGAGGTCACCCGCCCCGCGATCCGCATGCTGGAAAGCCTGCAGGTCGATCGCGTCGTCCACTGCGGCGACATCGGTTCGATCGCGGTCGTCGAGCTGTTCGCCCAGTGGCCGACCGATTTCGTCTTCGGCAACTGCGACTACGACCACGCCGAATTCGCCACCGCGATCGAACGAGCAGGGCAGACCTGCCACGGCGCCTTCGGCGACCTCGCAATCGGCGACCGCCGCATCGCGCTCATTCACAGCGACGACCGCCGCCGCTTCCAGGAAGCGATCCGCTCTGGCGATTACGACCTCGTCTGCTACGGCCACACCCACGTCGCGGCGATCGAGCGGATCGGCGAGACGCTCGTCCTCAATCCGGGCGCCCTCTACCGAGCGAATCCTCATTCGCTAGCAATCGTCGACCTGCCGACGCTCGAGGCAACGATCATCCCGCTGTAG
- a CDS encoding ATP-grasp domain-containing protein: MAEPIKKLAIVGASVRAAAFSALRAGYEVVAADLFADADLRAHCDVTRIESGYPESIADWLSHTECDGWLFTGAMENHHELITSLAKVRPLIGCSGGAIRATRNPLLLQPVIHAAGLWFPETVETPDKLPLDRSWLCKTYRSANGSGVWLLDGAESRQRALDAEAYFQRFIGGASAAAVFVCSRNGSQLLGVTHQLVGDAAARAKPWHYSGSVGPLQVSDAVAVQLARLGELLSERFKLLGLVGVDLVIHGEKAWIIEINPRYSSSAEIVERMTGVNAVEAHVNACQGELAEPVPSQRSSKTSSKTDDEPLIHGKTILYAKREALVSDEFHAWAMSHSSLDSAACQLADIPAAGEGIVLGQPILTAFAAAPAAKYDSEMKRLLAQVESRLYPEE; encoded by the coding sequence ATGGCTGAGCCAATCAAGAAACTCGCGATCGTCGGCGCCAGCGTTCGCGCGGCGGCTTTCTCCGCGCTGCGGGCCGGCTACGAAGTCGTCGCCGCCGACCTCTTCGCCGACGCGGACTTGCGGGCGCACTGCGACGTCACGCGGATTGAATCGGGCTACCCCGAATCGATCGCCGACTGGCTGTCGCACACGGAATGCGACGGTTGGCTCTTCACCGGCGCGATGGAAAACCATCACGAGCTGATCACCTCGCTCGCGAAAGTGCGGCCCCTCATCGGCTGCAGCGGCGGGGCGATCCGCGCCACTCGCAATCCGCTCTTGCTGCAGCCGGTCATTCACGCCGCCGGTCTCTGGTTTCCTGAGACCGTCGAAACGCCCGACAAGCTGCCGCTCGATCGCTCGTGGCTTTGCAAAACCTACCGCAGCGCCAACGGCTCCGGCGTCTGGCTCCTCGACGGCGCCGAGTCTCGCCAACGGGCGCTCGACGCGGAAGCCTACTTCCAACGCTTCATCGGCGGCGCCTCCGCGGCCGCGGTGTTCGTCTGCTCGCGCAATGGCTCGCAGTTGCTCGGCGTCACGCACCAACTCGTCGGCGACGCCGCGGCGCGAGCGAAGCCTTGGCACTACTCCGGCTCCGTCGGCCCGCTGCAAGTAAGCGACGCCGTCGCCGTGCAACTCGCGCGGCTCGGCGAACTCCTGAGCGAGCGCTTCAAACTCCTCGGCCTCGTCGGCGTCGACCTCGTGATCCATGGCGAGAAGGCCTGGATCATCGAAATCAACCCGCGCTACTCATCCTCCGCTGAAATTGTCGAACGGATGACCGGCGTCAACGCCGTCGAGGCGCACGTCAACGCCTGCCAAGGTGAACTGGCAGAGCCCGTGCCCTCGCAACGTTCCAGCAAGACCAGTTCGAAAACAGACGACGAACCGCTCATCCACGGCAAGACAATCCTCTACGCTAAACGCGAGGCCTTGGTAAGCGACGAGTTCCACGCCTGGGCGATGAGCCACTCGTCGCTCGACTCCGCGGCGTGCCAACTTGCCGACATCCCCGCCGCCGGCGAAGGCATCGTCCTCGGGCAGCCAATCCTCACCGCGTTCGCCGCCGCCCCTGCCGCAAAGTACGATAGCGAGATGAAGCGGCTGCTCGCCCAAGTCGAATCCCGACTCTATCCCGAGGAGTAA
- a CDS encoding nucleotide pyrophosphohydrolase, with product MSDATTTVEELRQIIRQFVEERDWRQFHAPKNVSMALAVEAAELMEHFQWLDVDASRKLPEDAEKLAAIGEELADVIGYSFALANELGIDVSDAIRNKMVKNRLKYPAEEFRGRYRRDG from the coding sequence ATGAGCGACGCCACCACCACCGTCGAAGAGCTCCGCCAAATCATTCGCCAGTTCGTCGAAGAACGCGATTGGCGCCAGTTCCACGCTCCGAAAAACGTCTCGATGGCCCTCGCCGTCGAAGCCGCGGAACTGATGGAACACTTCCAGTGGCTCGACGTCGACGCCTCGCGGAAGCTGCCTGAAGACGCTGAGAAGCTAGCCGCCATTGGCGAAGAACTCGCCGACGTCATCGGCTACTCGTTTGCGCTCGCCAACGAGCTCGGCATCGACGTCTCCGACGCCATCCGCAACAAGATGGTGAAGAACCGCCTCAAATACCCCGCCGAGGAATTCCGCGGCCGGTATCGCCGCGATGGCTGA
- the larC gene encoding nickel pincer cofactor biosynthesis protein LarC, giving the protein MRIAYLDCASGISGDMTLGALVDAGVDLAAVQAGIDSLGLPSCRLVVQETKKCGFRATQLTVEHEPEHKHRHLHHIEAMIAGSVLTARQRELALRIFGKLAEAEAKVHGTTIQKVHFHEVGAVDSIADIVGSAIAWDLLGVERIVCSPVPTGTGFVQIAHGRCSIPAPATGELLRGIPLADFAAEGELTTPTGAAIVAALVGEFGPLPAMTVETIGYGAGQKDFTHPNLLRLLVGESSAKATPSMSDTIVLLETNLDDVTGEAIGFASERLRQAGALDVSTTPLAMKKSRPGVLLAVQCRPADAEALAAVIFRETTALGVRRSTVERIVLPRRTTTVSTAHGEVGGIVATLPDGSERFSPEYDACAKLAAERLLPLEQIQSAARAAFTTG; this is encoded by the coding sequence ATGCGAATTGCTTACCTCGATTGCGCTAGCGGCATTAGCGGCGACATGACGCTCGGCGCCCTCGTCGACGCGGGCGTCGATCTGGCCGCGGTGCAGGCGGGGATTGATTCGCTCGGCCTGCCGAGTTGCCGGCTCGTCGTCCAAGAGACGAAGAAGTGTGGATTCCGCGCGACGCAGCTCACGGTGGAGCATGAGCCGGAGCACAAGCATCGCCATTTGCATCACATCGAAGCGATGATCGCCGGCAGCGTGTTGACTGCGCGGCAGCGGGAACTCGCGCTGCGGATCTTTGGCAAGCTCGCCGAGGCCGAGGCGAAGGTCCACGGCACGACGATTCAGAAGGTTCACTTCCACGAGGTGGGCGCCGTCGATTCGATTGCCGACATCGTCGGCAGCGCGATCGCGTGGGACCTGCTTGGCGTCGAGCGGATCGTTTGTTCGCCGGTGCCGACGGGGACGGGGTTTGTGCAGATCGCTCACGGGCGGTGTTCGATTCCGGCGCCAGCGACCGGCGAGCTGCTGCGCGGCATTCCGCTGGCCGACTTTGCTGCAGAGGGCGAGCTGACGACGCCGACGGGGGCGGCGATTGTGGCGGCGCTGGTCGGTGAGTTCGGCCCGTTGCCGGCGATGACCGTCGAAACGATTGGCTACGGCGCCGGGCAGAAAGATTTTACGCATCCAAATTTGCTGCGATTGCTGGTGGGCGAATCGTCTGCCAAGGCCACGCCCTCGATGAGCGACACGATTGTCTTGCTCGAAACCAACCTCGACGACGTTACCGGCGAGGCGATTGGGTTCGCGAGCGAACGGCTGCGGCAAGCTGGCGCCCTCGATGTGTCGACGACTCCGCTGGCGATGAAGAAGAGCCGGCCGGGCGTGCTGCTGGCTGTGCAGTGCCGGCCGGCGGATGCGGAGGCGCTCGCTGCAGTGATCTTCCGCGAGACGACGGCGCTCGGCGTGCGACGTTCGACGGTCGAACGCATCGTCTTGCCGCGGCGAACGACGACGGTGTCGACGGCTCATGGTGAAGTGGGTGGCATCGTCGCGACGCTGCCTGACGGGAGCGAACGGTTCTCGCCGGAGTACGACGCGTGTGCGAAGCTCGCGGCAGAGCGTTTGTTGCCGTTGGAACAAATTCAATCTGCCGCGCGAGCGGCGTTTACAACTGGCTGA
- the gyrA gene encoding DNA gyrase subunit A → MPNGFNDQEQNIAARLIDLPIEDELKDSYLTYAMSVIVSRALPDVRDGLKPSQRRILVAMNDLNLSPGAARVKCAKISGDTSGNYHPHGESVIYPTLVRMAQEWNMRHVLVDKQGNFGSIAGLPPAAMRYTEARMSPFASLMLDDLKLDTVDFVPSYDERHLEPTVLPSKFPNLLVNGSGGIAVGMATSIPPHNLVEVCSALIALLDNPAVSIAELMEHVQGPDFPTGGIICGRTGIRRGYMTGRSTVLVRARTTIDDSGKKARILIHEIPYQQSRDAVILKIAALAGEGKIPGISDVRDESDLKEPVRIIIELKRDADPDVVLNQLYKFSPLQDTISIILLALVDGKPRVLTLKEMLEEFIRHRVTVIRRRTQFLLARARKRKHTVQGLLLAHANIDEVIRVIRSSKTQPEAKIRLMEIKTPGAMLKRALGDEGYAQFQAERGVAEEYSLTPVQADAILRMTLGQLVNLEQEKLADEHAELLAEIIDLSGILASPARINGIIRDDCEMLMKRGDARRTEISGEEVGEVDLEDLIEEETMVVSISHQGYIKRTPASTYRAQRRGGKGIKGAKADDDDPVEHLFVTSTHDYLLFFTNLGKCYWQKVYNLPALSRESKGRAVVNLLNLAEGEQIANCQAIRDFDLPDHCLMMATRKGLVKKTALKAYGRPLKTGIIAIKLKEGDELIDVVVTKPGDEIILATSLGMAIRFSEADARPMGRNSSGVKGISLGKNDSLVGMVVADPDATLLTACLNGYGKRTPFGPNAAPGEVAPLADDADGATPTPAAAEPAAAEDESSSSFRYRTQNRGGKGLRDIKTTDRNGPVVSIVRVDDTEELLMMTARGKIQRIKVSDLNIIGRNTQGVRIMSLDETDSIAAVVRVPQEEGGAEEAAVEPTAEA, encoded by the coding sequence GTGCCGAACGGCTTCAACGACCAAGAGCAAAACATCGCCGCTCGCCTGATCGATCTGCCGATCGAGGACGAGCTGAAGGACAGCTACCTCACCTACGCGATGAGCGTCATCGTCAGCCGCGCGCTCCCCGACGTGCGCGACGGTCTGAAGCCTTCGCAGCGCCGCATTCTGGTCGCCATGAACGACCTGAATCTCAGCCCCGGCGCCGCTCGCGTGAAATGCGCGAAGATCTCCGGCGACACCAGCGGTAACTACCACCCGCACGGCGAATCGGTCATCTACCCCACGCTCGTCCGCATGGCCCAGGAATGGAACATGCGCCACGTGCTGGTCGACAAGCAGGGTAACTTCGGCAGCATCGCTGGCCTCCCTCCGGCCGCCATGCGGTATACGGAAGCGCGGATGTCCCCCTTCGCGTCGTTGATGCTCGACGACCTGAAGCTCGACACCGTCGACTTCGTCCCCAGCTACGACGAACGCCATCTTGAACCAACCGTTCTGCCGTCGAAGTTCCCGAACCTGCTCGTCAACGGCTCGGGCGGCATCGCCGTCGGCATGGCCACGAGCATCCCGCCGCACAACCTCGTCGAAGTCTGCAGCGCTCTGATCGCGCTGCTCGACAACCCGGCCGTCAGCATCGCCGAGCTGATGGAACACGTGCAGGGCCCCGACTTCCCCACCGGCGGCATCATCTGCGGCCGCACCGGCATCCGTCGCGGCTACATGACCGGCCGCAGCACCGTCCTCGTCCGCGCCCGCACCACGATCGACGACAGCGGCAAGAAGGCCCGCATCCTCATTCACGAGATTCCCTACCAGCAATCGCGCGACGCGGTGATCCTCAAGATCGCCGCCCTCGCCGGCGAAGGGAAAATCCCCGGCATCTCGGACGTTCGCGACGAGAGCGATCTCAAGGAACCGGTCCGCATCATCATCGAGCTCAAGCGCGACGCCGATCCCGACGTGGTGCTGAACCAGCTCTACAAGTTCTCGCCGCTTCAAGACACGATCTCGATCATCTTGCTCGCGCTCGTCGACGGCAAGCCGCGCGTCCTCACGCTCAAGGAGATGCTCGAGGAGTTCATCCGCCATCGCGTGACGGTCATCCGCAGGCGGACGCAGTTCCTGCTCGCCCGCGCGCGCAAACGCAAGCACACGGTGCAGGGTTTGCTGCTCGCCCATGCGAACATCGACGAAGTGATCCGCGTGATCCGCTCGTCGAAAACGCAGCCCGAGGCCAAGATCCGCTTGATGGAGATCAAGACCCCCGGCGCCATGCTCAAGCGAGCGCTTGGCGACGAGGGCTACGCGCAGTTCCAAGCCGAGCGGGGCGTCGCGGAGGAGTACTCGCTCACGCCGGTGCAGGCCGACGCGATCCTACGGATGACGCTCGGCCAGTTGGTGAATCTCGAGCAAGAGAAGCTCGCCGACGAGCATGCCGAGTTGCTGGCTGAAATCATCGACCTCAGCGGCATCCTCGCCAGCCCGGCCCGCATCAACGGCATCATTCGCGATGACTGCGAAATGCTGATGAAGCGCGGCGACGCCCGTCGCACCGAAATCAGCGGCGAAGAAGTCGGCGAAGTCGACCTCGAAGATCTGATCGAGGAAGAGACGATGGTCGTCTCGATCAGCCATCAGGGTTACATCAAGCGGACTCCGGCCAGCACCTACCGCGCGCAACGCCGCGGCGGCAAGGGGATCAAAGGCGCCAAGGCCGACGACGACGATCCGGTCGAGCACCTGTTCGTCACCAGCACGCACGATTACCTGCTGTTCTTCACAAACCTCGGCAAGTGCTACTGGCAGAAGGTCTACAATCTGCCGGCCCTCTCGCGCGAAAGCAAAGGCCGCGCGGTGGTGAACCTGCTCAACCTCGCCGAGGGCGAGCAAATCGCCAACTGCCAAGCGATTCGGGACTTCGACCTCCCCGATCACTGCCTAATGATGGCTACCCGCAAGGGCCTCGTGAAGAAGACCGCGCTAAAGGCCTACGGCCGACCGCTGAAGACCGGCATCATCGCAATCAAACTGAAGGAAGGCGACGAGCTGATCGACGTCGTCGTCACCAAGCCGGGCGACGAGATCATCCTCGCCACCTCGCTCGGCATGGCGATCCGCTTCAGCGAAGCCGACGCCCGCCCGATGGGCCGCAACTCGAGCGGCGTGAAGGGGATCAGCCTCGGCAAGAACGACTCGCTCGTCGGCATGGTCGTCGCCGACCCCGACGCAACGCTGCTCACCGCCTGCCTCAACGGCTACGGCAAGCGGACCCCGTTCGGCCCCAACGCCGCCCCCGGCGAAGTCGCCCCGCTGGCCGACGACGCCGATGGCGCCACGCCGACCCCCGCAGCCGCGGAACCAGCCGCCGCTGAAGACGAGTCGTCGTCGAGCTTCCGCTACCGCACGCAAAACCGTGGCGGCAAAGGCCTCCGCGACATCAAGACCACCGACCGCAACGGCCCGGTGGTGAGCATCGTCCGCGTCGACGACACGGAAGAGCTGCTGATGATGACCGCCCGCGGCAAGATCCAACGGATCAAGGTGAGCGACCTCAACATCATCGGCCGCAACACGCAGGGCGTCCGCATCATGTCGCTCGACGAAACCGACAGCATCGCCGCTGTGGTTCGCGTGCCGCAGGAAGAGGGCGGCGCCGAAGAGGCCGCTGTCGAACCAACCGCGGAAGCTTAA